Proteins from a genomic interval of Lolium perenne isolate Kyuss_39 chromosome 1, Kyuss_2.0, whole genome shotgun sequence:
- the LOC127327476 gene encoding acetylserotonin O-methyltransferase 3-like — translation MAALNEQDELAVSTDELLRAQVELYHHCFAFVKSLALNAATDLRIPDAIHRRGGAATLSDVAAETGILPTKLSSLRRLMRVLTTSGVFSVVDDAGGPVYKLTNVSRLLVGTGGRANLSPVVGAFVSSSLVAALFSMREWFTDERAAAMSPFQVANGRTIWETIAAGRSGEIFNAGMAADSRFTMDNILREEYGGAVFGALRGLLIDVGGGHGAAASAIASAFPHVKCNVLDLPHVVAGAPAHDNVTFVAGNMFEYIPPADVVLLKWILHDWNDQDCVKILRQCKKAIPGREEGGKVIVIDMVVGSEGSHGIVSTETEVLLDGFMMCMDGLEREEHEWRKIFVESGFTDYKISTTMGIRRIIELYP, via the exons ATGGCGGCGCTCAACGAACAAGACGAGCTCGCCGTGAGCACCGACGAGTTGCTCCgagctcaggtcgagctctaccACCACTGCTTCGCTTTCGTCAAGTCACTGGCGCTCAATGCCGCCACAGACCTTCGCATCCCCGACGCCATCCACCGccgcggcggcgccgccaccttgtCCGACGTCGCCGCCGAGACCGGGATCCTCCCGACGAAGCTCTCCAGCCTCCGCCGGCTCATGCGCGTGCTCACTACCTCCGGCGTCTTCTCCGTCGTCGATGACGCCGGCGGCCCCGTGTACAAGCTTACCAATGTCTCCCGCCTCCTCGTCGGAACTGGCGGCCGGGCCAATCTATCCCCTGTGGTGGGCGCGTTCGTAAGCTCGTCCCTCGTAGCCGCGCTCTTCAGCATGCGCGAGTGGTTCACCGACGAGCGGGCGGCGGCCATGTCGCCCTTCCAGGTGGCGAACGGCCGCACGATTTGGGAAACTATAGCGGCAGGCCGAAGCGGCGAAATCTTCAACGCCGGCATGGCCGCCGACAGCCGGTTCACTATGGACAACATCCTAAGGGAGGAGTACGGTGGCGCCGTTTTCGGAGCCCTCAGGGGCTTGCTGATCGACGTCGGTGGCGGCCACGGCGCCGCGGCCTCGGCCATCGCGAGCGCCTTCCCACACGTCAAGTGCAACGTGCTGGACCTCCCTCACGTCGTGGCAGGGGCTCCGGCCCATGACAATGTGACCTTCGTCGCCGGCAATATGTTTGAGTACATACCACCAGCGGACGTTGTTCTACTCAAG TGGATTTTGCATGACTGGAATGACCAAGATTGCGTCAAGATACTGCGGCAGTGCAAGAAAGCCATCCCGGGGAGGGAAGAAGGAGGAAAGGTGATAGTCATCGATATGGTGGTCGGGTCCGAGGGGTCACATGGAATCGTCTCCACGGAGACCGAGGTTTTGCTCGACGGCTTCATGATGTGCATGGACGGGCTTGAGCGAGAGGAGCATGAATGGAGAAAGATTTTCGTCGAATCTGGGTTCACCGACTACAAGATTAGTACAACGATGGGAATTCGACGAATTATTGAACTCTATCCATGA
- the LOC127327681 gene encoding 3-ketoacyl-CoA synthase 4 — protein MNGGIAPPSAAAAPAPTPSHRRLPDFLQSVNLKYVKLGYHYLITHLITLLLLPLMAVIILEAGRTDPDDLRQLWLHLQYNLVSVLLLSAVLVFGATVYALTRPRPVYLVDFACYKAPDHLKVGFAEFLRHSALCGFSDDALDFQRKILERSGLSEETYCPEGMHAIPPEPTMANARAEAESVMFGALDNLFAATGVKPKDVGILVVNCSLFNPTPSLSAMIVNRYKLRGNVRSFNLGGMGCSAGVIAIDLARDMLQVHRNTYAVVVSTENITQNWYFGNRKSMLIPNCLFRVGCSAVLLSNRGADRRRSKYSLQHVVRTHKGADDKAFNCVYQEQDDEGKTGVSLSKDLMAIAGGALKTNITTLGPLVLPFSEQLLFFATLVSKKLFNAKVKPYIPDFKLAFEHFCIHAGGRAVIDELEKNLQLQPVHVEASRMTLHRFGNTSSSSIWYELAYMEAKGRVRRGDRIWQIAFGSGFKCNSAVWHALRNVKPSPNTPWDDCIHRYPVELVDGFPAHRQQPQQ, from the coding sequence ATGAACGGAGGCATCGCCCCACCGTCGGCGGCCGCGGCGCCGGCGCCGACGCCGAGCCACCGGCGGCTGCCGGACTTCCTCCAGAGCGTGAACCTCAAGTACGTGAAGCTGGGCTACCACTACCTCATCACCCACCTCATCACGCTGCTGCTGCTCCCGCTCATGGCCGTCATCATCCTCGAGGCCGGCCGCACCGACCCCGACGACCTGCGCCAGCTCTGGCTGCACCTCCAGTACAACCTCGTCTCCGTGCTGCTCCTCTCCGCCGTCCTCGTCTTCGGCGCCACCGTGTACGCGCTCACCCGCCCGCGCCCCGTCTACCTCGTCGACTTCGCCTGCTACAAGGCGCCCGACCACCTCAAGGTCGGCTTCGCCGAGTTCCTCCGCCACTCGGCGCTCTGCGGCTTCTCCGACGACGCGCTCGACTTCCAGCGCAAGATCCTCGAGCGCTCCGGCCTCAGCGAGGAGACCTACTGCCCGGAAGGGATGCACGCCATCCCGCCCGAGCCCACCATGGCCAACGCGCGCGCCGAGGCCGAGTCCGTCATGTTCGGCGCCCTCGACAACCTCTTCGCCGCCACCGGCGTCAAGCCCAAGGACGTCGGCATCCTCGTCGTCAACTGCAGCCTCTTCAACCCGACGCCCTCGCTCTCCGCCATGATCGTCAACAGGTACAAGCTCCGGGGCAACGTGCGCAGCTTCAACCTCGGCGGGATGGGCTGCAGCGCTGGCGTCATCGCCATCGACCTGGCCCGGGACATGCTGCAGGTGCACCGCAACACCTACGCCGTGGTGGTGAGCACGGAGAACATCACGCAGAACTGGTACTTCGGGAACCGCAAGTCGATGCTCATCCCCAACTGCCTGTTCCGCGTCGGCTGCTCGGCGGTGCTGCTCTCCAACCGCGGCGCCGACCGCCGCCGCTCCAAGTACAGCCTGCAGCACGTGGTGCGCACGCACAAGGGCGCCGACGACAAGGCCTTCAACTGCGTGTACCAGGAGCAGGACGACGAGGGCAAGACGGGCGTGTCCCTCTCCAAGGACCTCATGGCCATCGCCGGCGGCGCGCTCAAGACCAACATCACCACGCTCGGCCCGCTCGTGCTCCCCTTCAGCGAGCAGCTGCTCTTCTTCGCCACTCTggtctccaagaagctgttcaacGCCAAGGTGAAGCCCTACATCCCGGACTTCAAGCTCGCGTTCGAGCACTTCTGCATCCACGCCGGCGGCCGCGCCGTGATCGACGAGCTGGAGAAGAACCTGCAGctgcagccggtgcacgtggaggCGTCCCGGATGACGCTGCACCGGTTCGGCAACACCTCCAGCAGCTCCATCTGGTACGAGCTCGCATACATGGAGGCCAAGGGCCGCGTCCGCCGCGGCGACCGCATCTGGCAGATCGCCTTCGGCAGCGGGTTCAAGTGCAACAGCGCCGTCTGGCACGCCCTGCGCAACGTCAAGCCGTCGCCCAACACCCCATGGGACGACTGCATCCACCGCTACCCGGTGGAGCTCGTCGACGGCTTCCCCGCCCACAGGCAGCAGCCGCAGCAATAG